Proteins encoded in a region of the Sphingopyxis sp. OAS728 genome:
- a CDS encoding metallophosphoesterase family protein, with translation MSFFSRFARTRAAPPALRAVPDGSLIYAIGDIHGRDDLFAALLDEIDADRSRRPHERCILILLGDLVDRGPDSDKVIDRAIGLRDRFDRTHHLIGNHEECMLAALTGEVRALRYFIRIGGDATVRSYLRDDARYDATSFEELAEIFPRCVPQSHVDFLGRGEDLVEYGDYVFVHAGVRPGVALDRQKTSDLRWIREDFLGSESEHGRMVVHGHTISEDVERRANRIGIDTGAYATGKLTAIGLDKSDHWFVQVRHEAA, from the coding sequence ATGAGTTTTTTTTCGCGCTTTGCCAGAACGCGCGCCGCGCCGCCGGCCTTGCGTGCCGTTCCCGACGGTTCGCTGATCTATGCTATCGGCGATATTCACGGGCGCGACGACCTGTTTGCGGCGTTGCTGGACGAAATCGATGCGGATCGCAGTCGGCGCCCGCACGAGCGTTGCATATTGATTCTGCTCGGCGACCTAGTCGATCGCGGCCCCGATTCGGACAAGGTGATCGACCGCGCGATCGGGCTTCGCGACCGGTTCGACCGGACGCATCACCTGATCGGAAATCACGAGGAATGTATGCTGGCGGCGCTGACCGGAGAGGTCCGGGCGCTGCGCTATTTTATCCGCATCGGCGGTGACGCGACCGTGCGCAGCTACCTGCGCGACGACGCGCGATATGACGCGACCAGCTTTGAAGAATTGGCGGAAATATTTCCCCGGTGCGTCCCGCAGTCGCATGTCGATTTTCTGGGCCGCGGTGAGGATCTGGTCGAATATGGCGATTATGTCTTTGTTCATGCGGGCGTCCGGCCGGGCGTTGCACTCGACCGGCAAAAGACAAGCGACCTCCGCTGGATTCGCGAAGATTTCCTTGGCAGCGAATCCGAGCATGGCCGGATGGTCGTACACGGCCATACCATTAGCGAAGATGTCGAACGCAGGGCAAACCGGATCGGCATCGATACCGGCGCCTATGCCACCGGCAAACTGACAGCCATCGGGCTCGACAAGTCTGACCATTGGTTTGTGCAGGTCCGACACGAAGCGGCGTAG
- the wecB gene encoding non-hydrolyzing UDP-N-acetylglucosamine 2-epimerase, protein MFPVVHALRAQPNIDARLCVTAQHREMLDQVLDIAQLVPDIDLDVMTPNQSLDALLARLVTGLGEAFDAEKPDRVLVHGDTLTTMAATLAAYFRKIPVGHVEAGLRSGNIYHPWPEEVNRKVTGVVADLHFAPTETAAAALRAENVSANHIHVTGNTVIDALLATQARIGEEPALAAGLDPLLDRFTGKRLIAVTSHRRENFGDGMKAIADAIAGISARPDVAVIFPVHPNPHVRSAMEPILGGLSNVALIDPLDYPHFVRLLGASSLVLTDSGGVQEEAPSLGKPVLVMRETTERPEGIAAGTARLVGTDKNRIVSEIFSLLDDEGAYEAMARAHNPFGDGKAAERIAEIIARAH, encoded by the coding sequence ATGTTCCCCGTCGTTCACGCGCTGCGTGCGCAACCCAACATCGACGCGCGGCTCTGTGTCACCGCCCAGCATCGCGAAATGCTCGATCAGGTCCTCGATATCGCACAGCTTGTCCCCGATATCGATCTGGACGTAATGACGCCGAACCAGTCGCTTGACGCGCTGCTCGCGCGTCTGGTCACGGGCCTTGGCGAGGCCTTCGATGCCGAAAAGCCGGACCGCGTTCTTGTCCACGGCGACACACTGACGACGATGGCCGCGACGCTCGCCGCCTATTTTCGCAAGATCCCGGTCGGACATGTCGAGGCGGGTTTGCGCAGCGGCAATATCTATCACCCCTGGCCCGAAGAGGTGAATCGAAAGGTCACCGGCGTCGTCGCCGATCTGCATTTCGCGCCGACCGAGACCGCCGCGGCCGCACTGCGCGCCGAAAATGTGTCGGCAAACCATATTCACGTCACGGGAAACACGGTGATCGACGCCCTGCTGGCGACCCAGGCGCGGATCGGCGAGGAGCCGGCGCTCGCCGCCGGTCTCGATCCACTGCTGGATCGCTTCACGGGCAAGCGCCTAATCGCGGTCACTTCGCACCGGCGTGAAAATTTCGGCGACGGGATGAAAGCCATAGCCGATGCCATCGCCGGCATTAGTGCGCGTCCCGACGTCGCGGTGATCTTTCCCGTCCATCCCAACCCGCATGTGCGCAGCGCGATGGAGCCCATTCTCGGCGGCCTTTCCAATGTCGCCCTGATCGATCCGCTCGATTATCCCCATTTCGTCCGCCTGCTCGGCGCGAGCAGCCTTGTCCTTACCGACAGCGGCGGGGTGCAGGAAGAAGCGCCTTCACTGGGCAAGCCCGTACTGGTGATGCGCGAGACGACCGAGCGCCCCGAAGGCATCGCGGCGGGCACCGCGCGGCTTGTCGGAACCGATAAAAATCGCATCGTTTCAGAAATTTTCAGCCTTTTGGACGATGAAGGCGCCTATGAGGCCATGGCCCGCGCCCACAATCCGTTCGGCGACGGCAAGGCGGCGGAAAGAATTGCGGAGATTATTGCGCGTGCCCATTGA
- the wecC gene encoding UDP-N-acetyl-D-mannosamine dehydrogenase, with protein MPIDSEQKVTVLGLGYIGLPTAALIARSGNRVTGVDVSQHVVDTVNNGKVHIEEVDLDGLVQGVVARGNLVASTEVAPADVFVIAVPTPHDDGHRPDIAYVLSAARAIAPKLQAGNLVILESTSPVGTTEKVAALLAELRPDLKVPGACIGAADIFVAYCPERVLPGRILVELVDNDRCIGGITPRCARRAMTFYRQFVRGACVTTSARAAEMVKLVENSYRDVNIAFANELSMMAEHMGVDVWEVIRLANLHPRVNILQPGPGVGGHCIAVDPWFLVHGAPDHSRLIRTAREVNLAKTAHVIGAAEMLVSQHPQARVACLGLAFKPNIDDFRESPAVEIAAALARRFGKQIEIVEPYARGLPMEFAGTGASLTDLDTALASCDLLIVLVDHDLFKSIPLEERGGKIVYDTRGLWLDQPKAGEGGHFNRAA; from the coding sequence GTGCCCATTGATAGCGAACAGAAAGTCACGGTCCTCGGGCTTGGTTATATCGGCCTGCCGACCGCAGCGCTCATCGCGCGTTCGGGCAACCGCGTGACCGGCGTCGACGTCAGTCAGCATGTCGTCGACACCGTCAACAACGGCAAGGTCCATATCGAGGAAGTCGATCTCGACGGCCTCGTCCAGGGCGTCGTTGCGCGCGGCAACCTCGTTGCATCGACCGAGGTCGCGCCTGCCGACGTCTTTGTCATCGCGGTGCCGACCCCGCATGACGACGGGCATCGCCCCGACATCGCCTATGTCCTCTCGGCCGCGCGGGCCATCGCGCCAAAGCTTCAGGCGGGCAACCTCGTCATCCTCGAATCGACCTCGCCCGTTGGCACGACCGAAAAGGTCGCCGCGTTGCTCGCCGAACTCCGCCCCGACCTCAAGGTTCCGGGCGCCTGTATCGGCGCCGCTGACATCTTCGTCGCCTATTGCCCCGAACGCGTGCTGCCCGGCCGCATCCTCGTCGAACTCGTCGACAACGACCGCTGCATCGGCGGCATCACGCCGCGTTGCGCCCGCCGCGCGATGACCTTCTACCGTCAGTTCGTGCGCGGCGCCTGTGTCACCACTTCGGCGCGCGCCGCCGAAATGGTGAAGCTCGTCGAGAACAGCTACCGCGACGTCAACATCGCCTTTGCCAACGAGTTGTCGATGATGGCCGAACATATGGGCGTCGACGTGTGGGAGGTGATCCGCCTCGCCAACCTCCACCCGCGCGTCAACATCCTCCAGCCGGGGCCCGGCGTCGGTGGCCATTGCATCGCGGTCGATCCGTGGTTCCTCGTCCATGGCGCCCCCGATCACAGCCGCCTGATCCGCACCGCACGCGAGGTCAATCTGGCCAAGACCGCGCATGTCATCGGCGCCGCCGAAATGCTCGTCTCGCAACATCCGCAGGCCCGCGTCGCGTGCCTCGGCCTCGCCTTCAAGCCGAATATCGACGATTTCCGCGAAAGCCCGGCGGTTGAAATCGCCGCCGCACTCGCGCGCCGCTTCGGCAAACAGATCGAGATCGTCGAACCTTATGCGCGCGGCCTGCCGATGGAGTTTGCCGGAACGGGCGCTTCGTTGACCGACCTCGATACCGCCCTTGCGTCGTGCGACCTGCTCATCGTTCTGGTCGATCACGACCTCTTCAAATCGATCCCGCTCGAAGAGCGTGGCGGTAAAATCGTCTACGACACCCGTGGCCTCTGGCTCGACCAACCAAAGGCGGGAGAAGGCGGCCACTTTAATCGGGCCGCCTGA
- a CDS encoding class I mannose-6-phosphate isomerase gives MFTRLQTLVVEKPWGRTDIPSDFGDFGDRRIGEIWFAHPVGDDAQIMVKFLFTSERLSIQVHPDDEAAQAAGYPRGKEECWLVLDAKPDAELGVGLIAETTREALHDAALDGTIVDMVDWRRARADDFVYNQAGTIHAIGAGLTVVEVQQNVDCTYRLYDYGRPRELHLEAGLAVSETARRPDPRDGRVAANDNRLLVDGPHFRLLHLSGSDAAELLPQHGADFTFTPLSPGCSISGEEVKLGECVATDRADGIALAPGARALLCWPA, from the coding sequence ATGTTCACACGCCTTCAAACACTTGTTGTGGAAAAACCCTGGGGGCGCACCGATATTCCCAGCGATTTCGGCGACTTCGGTGACCGCCGCATCGGCGAGATTTGGTTTGCCCATCCCGTTGGGGACGACGCGCAGATCATGGTGAAATTCCTCTTCACGTCCGAACGCCTGTCGATCCAGGTTCACCCCGACGATGAGGCCGCGCAAGCAGCAGGCTATCCGCGCGGCAAGGAGGAGTGCTGGCTGGTGCTCGACGCCAAACCGGACGCCGAACTCGGCGTCGGCCTGATCGCCGAAACGACGCGCGAAGCGCTTCACGATGCGGCGCTCGACGGAACGATCGTGGACATGGTCGACTGGCGCCGCGCACGCGCCGACGATTTCGTCTATAATCAGGCGGGCACCATTCACGCCATCGGCGCCGGGCTGACCGTCGTCGAAGTGCAACAGAATGTCGACTGCACCTATCGCCTCTATGATTATGGCCGTCCGCGCGAATTGCATCTCGAAGCGGGGCTCGCCGTATCGGAAACCGCCCGTCGCCCCGATCCGCGCGACGGGCGTGTCGCGGCGAACGACAACCGCCTGCTCGTCGACGGGCCGCATTTCCGCCTTCTCCATCTGTCGGGATCCGACGCCGCGGAGTTGTTGCCGCAACATGGCGCCGACTTCACCTTCACCCCCTTGTCACCGGGATGCAGCATATCGGGCGAAGAGGTGAAACTCGGCGAATGCGTCGCGACCGACCGCGCCGACGGCATTGCGCTGGCCCCGGGGGCACGCGCGCTGCTGTGCTGGCCCGCCTGA
- a CDS encoding mannose-1-phosphate guanylyltransferase/mannose-6-phosphate isomerase: MIIPIILSGGSGTRLWPVSTNSAPKQFQPLTGKDSMFLQTLDRAIDRSRFAAPMIVCGPAHVAHVEADLLAAGVADARIVVEPAARNTAPAIALAACAALAEDPDATILVMPADHVMTDVPAFLGAIEAAMPAVEAGALATFGIAPSHPETGYGYIAAGAPLTATPDIYEVRRFVEKPPRDRAEAMLAEGGHYWNAGIFLMRADRFLAELERQQPAIAASCAAAMAKAREDGARIHPETDAFLSSPSDSIDYAVMEGAEQVVVAPVDPGWSDVGGWAALHELGDKDESGNVRIGDVIAIDAANNYLRACDGKRVAVVGVSDIIVVTHGDDILIIPRERAQEVKAIVEYLAANPSR; the protein is encoded by the coding sequence ATGATTATCCCAATCATATTATCGGGGGGGTCGGGCACGCGGCTCTGGCCCGTTTCGACCAATAGTGCGCCCAAACAGTTCCAGCCGCTGACCGGCAAAGACAGCATGTTCCTGCAAACGCTCGACCGCGCGATCGACCGGAGCCGCTTCGCCGCGCCGATGATCGTCTGCGGCCCGGCGCACGTTGCACATGTCGAGGCCGATCTGCTGGCGGCGGGTGTCGCCGACGCCCGCATCGTCGTCGAGCCCGCCGCGCGCAATACTGCCCCCGCGATCGCGCTTGCCGCGTGCGCGGCGCTCGCCGAAGATCCCGACGCGACGATCCTCGTCATGCCCGCCGATCACGTCATGACCGATGTACCCGCTTTTCTGGGCGCTATCGAAGCCGCGATGCCGGCGGTCGAGGCCGGTGCGCTCGCGACCTTCGGGATTGCGCCGTCGCATCCCGAAACCGGTTATGGCTACATCGCCGCGGGTGCGCCGCTCACCGCGACGCCGGATATCTATGAGGTCCGGCGCTTCGTCGAAAAGCCCCCGCGCGACAGGGCGGAGGCCATGCTTGCCGAAGGCGGCCATTATTGGAATGCCGGCATCTTTCTGATGCGCGCCGATCGGTTCCTCGCCGAACTCGAACGACAGCAGCCGGCGATCGCCGCGTCCTGCGCAGCTGCGATGGCGAAGGCACGCGAGGACGGCGCCCGGATCCATCCCGAAACCGATGCCTTTCTTTCCAGCCCGTCGGATTCGATCGACTATGCCGTGATGGAGGGCGCCGAACAGGTGGTCGTCGCCCCGGTCGATCCCGGCTGGTCCGACGTCGGCGGCTGGGCGGCGCTGCACGAACTCGGCGACAAGGACGAAAGCGGCAATGTCCGTATCGGCGACGTCATCGCGATCGATGCCGCGAACAACTACCTCCGCGCCTGCGACGGAAAGCGTGTAGCCGTCGTCGGCGTTTCGGACATCATCGTCGTCACGCATGGCGACGATATCCTGATCATTCCGCGCGAGCGCGCACAGGAGGTCAAGGCGATCGTCGAATATCTGGCGGCAAACCCTTCGCGCTAA
- the hslV gene encoding ATP-dependent protease subunit HslV has translation MTNPHAQSAAPWHGTTILSARSADKVVIIGDGQVSMGQTVMKPNARKVRRLHDGSVIGGFAGATADAFTLFERLEAKLERHNGQLLRAAVELAKDWRTDKYLRNLEAMMIVADKEVTLVITGNGDVLEPKGGIAAIGSGGNFALSAARALVDYEKDPAVLVRKAMEVAADICVYTNDQFTQEIIEIQA, from the coding sequence ATGACCAATCCCCATGCGCAAAGTGCCGCGCCTTGGCACGGAACCACCATCCTTTCCGCCCGCAGCGCCGACAAGGTCGTCATCATCGGCGACGGCCAGGTGTCGATGGGCCAGACGGTGATGAAGCCTAACGCCCGCAAGGTCCGCCGCCTCCACGACGGCAGCGTGATCGGCGGCTTCGCCGGCGCGACGGCCGACGCCTTCACCCTCTTCGAGCGGCTCGAAGCCAAGCTCGAACGCCATAACGGCCAGCTGCTCCGCGCTGCGGTCGAGCTCGCGAAAGACTGGCGCACCGACAAATATCTCCGCAATCTGGAGGCGATGATGATTGTCGCCGACAAGGAGGTGACGCTCGTCATCACCGGCAACGGCGACGTGCTCGAGCCGAAGGGCGGCATCGCCGCGATCGGATCGGGCGGCAATTTTGCCCTCTCGGCGGCGCGCGCGCTCGTCGACTATGAAAAGGACCCCGCGGTGCTGGTACGCAAGGCGATGGAGGTCGCCGCCGATATCTGCGTCTACACCAACGACCAGTTCACCCAAGAAATCATCGAAATTCAGGCATAA
- the hslU gene encoding ATP-dependent protease ATPase subunit HslU — MNKDLTPKAIVAALDTHIIGQDAAKRAVAVALRNRWRRQQLSADLRDEVSPKNILMIGPTGCGKTEISRRLAKLADAPFIKVEATKFTEVGYVGRDVEQIARDLVEEAVRLEKDRRREAVRATAEEAAMERLLDALTGKGASEATRQSFRQRIREGHLDDSEVEIEIADAPGMPFELPGQPGQMSMINLSDMLGKAMGGAPKKRRKLKVIDAATRLIEEEQDKRLDQDDVARIALADAEANGIVFLDEIDKIAVSDVRGGSVSREGVQRDLLPLIEGTTVATKYGPMKTDHILFIASGAFHVAKPSDLLPELQGRLPIRVELGALTEADFVRILSETKAGLPEQYVALLGTEGVTLNFTPEAIARVAKLAAEVNEKVENIGARRLQTIMERLVEEISFTAEDVGGTTLDIDAAYVERQLSEIVGDTDLSKYVL; from the coding sequence ATGAACAAGGATCTGACGCCCAAGGCGATTGTCGCTGCCCTCGACACGCACATCATCGGCCAGGACGCCGCCAAGCGCGCGGTCGCCGTCGCCCTCCGCAACCGCTGGCGCCGCCAGCAGCTCTCGGCCGACCTCCGCGACGAGGTGAGCCCCAAGAATATCTTGATGATCGGCCCCACCGGCTGCGGCAAGACCGAAATTTCGCGCCGCTTAGCCAAGCTCGCCGACGCGCCCTTCATCAAGGTCGAGGCGACCAAATTCACCGAGGTCGGCTATGTCGGCCGCGACGTCGAACAGATCGCGCGCGACCTGGTCGAAGAAGCGGTGCGGCTCGAAAAGGATCGCCGCCGCGAGGCGGTGCGCGCCACCGCAGAGGAAGCCGCGATGGAGCGCCTGCTCGATGCCCTCACCGGCAAGGGCGCGAGCGAGGCAACGCGCCAGAGCTTCCGCCAGCGCATCCGCGAGGGCCATCTCGACGATAGCGAGGTCGAGATCGAGATCGCCGACGCGCCGGGCATGCCGTTCGAACTACCCGGTCAGCCGGGCCAGATGAGCATGATCAACCTGTCCGACATGCTCGGCAAGGCGATGGGCGGTGCGCCCAAGAAGCGCCGCAAGCTCAAGGTCATCGACGCCGCGACGCGCCTTATCGAAGAGGAGCAGGACAAGCGCCTCGATCAGGACGATGTCGCGCGCATCGCGCTCGCCGATGCCGAGGCCAATGGCATCGTCTTCCTCGACGAGATCGACAAGATCGCGGTCAGCGACGTGCGCGGCGGCTCGGTCAGCCGCGAAGGCGTCCAGCGCGACCTGCTGCCGCTGATCGAGGGTACGACCGTCGCGACCAAATATGGCCCGATGAAGACCGACCATATCCTCTTCATCGCATCGGGCGCGTTCCATGTCGCGAAACCCAGCGACCTGCTCCCCGAACTCCAGGGCCGCCTGCCGATCCGCGTCGAACTTGGCGCGCTGACCGAGGCGGATTTCGTCCGCATCCTCAGCGAGACCAAGGCTGGCCTGCCCGAGCAATATGTCGCTCTGCTCGGCACCGAAGGCGTGACGCTGAACTTCACGCCGGAAGCGATCGCGCGCGTCGCGAAGCTCGCGGCCGAGGTCAACGAGAAGGTCGAGAATATCGGCGCCCGCCGCTTGCAGACGATCATGGAGCGGCTGGTCGAGGAAATCAGCTTCACCGCCGAGGATGTCGGCGGCACGACGCTCGATATCGACGCGGCCTATGTCGAGCGCCAGCTTTCGGAGATCGTCGGGGACACCGACCTCAGCAAATACGTTCTTTGA
- a CDS encoding helix-turn-helix domain-containing protein: MADEDVAPEQGELAITRTGDRLRLAREAAGLSLADVATRTRITQRHLAAIEKSDYSELPGRTYVTGFARAYARAVDLPEAEIGAAIRQELEEDAYGSRPLYEAYEPTDPARLPTARLTWTLVVIALILVSAYGVWRFLSVEPDEALIAAQNRAADASEAPQNNAAAAPAVKAGTTGVAANAPVVLTGLSEVWIGFDDAKGKTENWRTLDAGETYQVPPEYIEQFTLRTSIPQALKVTVGGRDVGPIGAADTLVKGVSLKPADLVARTDASGTAAAVPPVVPRPKG; encoded by the coding sequence ATGGCAGATGAAGACGTCGCCCCGGAACAGGGCGAGTTGGCGATCACGCGTACCGGCGATCGGCTCCGGCTGGCGCGGGAAGCTGCAGGGCTGTCGCTTGCCGACGTGGCGACGCGGACGCGGATTACCCAGCGTCATCTCGCCGCGATAGAAAAGTCCGATTATTCGGAACTTCCGGGCCGTACTTATGTCACCGGCTTCGCCCGTGCCTACGCTCGCGCGGTCGACCTACCCGAGGCCGAAATCGGCGCCGCAATCCGTCAGGAACTCGAAGAGGACGCTTATGGTTCGCGCCCGCTTTATGAAGCCTATGAGCCGACCGATCCGGCCCGCTTGCCCACCGCGAGGCTGACCTGGACGCTCGTCGTCATCGCACTGATCCTCGTGTCTGCTTATGGCGTTTGGCGCTTCCTGTCGGTCGAGCCCGATGAGGCGCTGATCGCCGCACAAAACCGGGCGGCCGATGCGTCGGAGGCGCCGCAAAATAACGCCGCCGCCGCGCCCGCGGTCAAAGCTGGCACGACCGGAGTGGCCGCGAACGCACCCGTTGTGCTGACCGGCCTCTCTGAAGTGTGGATCGGCTTCGACGATGCGAAGGGCAAGACGGAGAATTGGCGGACGCTCGATGCGGGCGAAACCTATCAGGTCCCGCCCGAATATATCGAGCAATTTACGCTTCGCACGAGCATTCCGCAGGCGCTGAAGGTCACCGTCGGCGGCCGCGACGTCGGCCCGATCGGCGCCGCGGACACGCTGGTGAAGGGCGTCTCGCTGAAGCCCGCCGACCTCGTCGCGCGTACCGATGCCAGCGGCACCGCGGCTGCCGTGCCGCCAGTGGTACCCCGCCCTAAGGGTTGA
- a CDS encoding tetratricopeptide repeat protein, giving the protein MMMRQITFLGAATVALVAAMPATAQDNTVVKRVERLEKEMRAVQRSVFPGGSPTFFEGEIAPDNTPGERARTNAPVIDLTARVDALESQLQALTGQTEQNAFQLRELEKQFTAYKAEMDKRFADPAVEAAPTATPASLAPTVKPPAAATTVAATPVKKPADKPAAKPATTDAARLALVKKVEVPASGNETKDAYDYGYRLWEAKLYPEAQAQLKTVVAKWPKSSQASFAQNLLGRSYLDEGKPSLAAVAFYNNYKDRPSGARAPHSLMYMGVALDKLGRKADACKAFRELDEVYGDKAPQDVRTDAAAAKTKAGC; this is encoded by the coding sequence ATGATGATGCGTCAGATTACCTTCCTTGGAGCGGCAACGGTTGCGCTAGTTGCGGCCATGCCCGCGACGGCACAGGACAATACGGTCGTCAAGCGAGTCGAACGGCTCGAAAAGGAAATGCGCGCAGTTCAGCGGTCGGTCTTCCCCGGCGGCAGCCCGACCTTCTTCGAAGGCGAGATTGCGCCCGACAACACCCCCGGCGAACGGGCGCGTACCAACGCCCCGGTCATCGACCTGACCGCGCGCGTCGATGCGCTCGAATCGCAATTGCAGGCGCTGACCGGCCAGACCGAACAAAATGCTTTCCAGCTGCGCGAACTCGAAAAGCAGTTCACCGCCTATAAGGCTGAAATGGACAAGCGTTTCGCAGATCCCGCCGTGGAGGCCGCGCCCACCGCGACGCCCGCGAGCCTTGCCCCGACAGTGAAGCCGCCGGCGGCCGCGACCACCGTCGCCGCAACGCCGGTGAAGAAGCCCGCCGACAAACCCGCGGCGAAGCCCGCCACCACCGACGCCGCGCGGCTCGCGCTCGTCAAGAAGGTCGAGGTTCCGGCGAGCGGCAACGAGACCAAGGATGCATACGACTATGGCTACCGCCTGTGGGAAGCCAAGCTCTACCCCGAAGCGCAGGCACAGCTGAAGACGGTCGTGGCCAAATGGCCGAAGAGCAGCCAGGCGAGCTTCGCGCAGAATTTGCTCGGCCGCTCCTATCTCGACGAAGGCAAGCCGAGCCTCGCCGCGGTCGCTTTTTACAATAATTACAAGGATCGCCCGAGCGGCGCGCGGGCTCCGCACAGCCTGATGTATATGGGCGTCGCGCTCGACAAGCTCGGCCGCAAGGCCGACGCATGCAAGGCGTTCCGCGAACTTGATGAAGTCTATGGCGACAAGGCGCCACAGGATGTCCGGACAGATGCTGCCGCCGCAAAAACAAAAGCAGGCTGCTGA
- the tilS gene encoding tRNA lysidine(34) synthetase TilS, with product MSGQMLPPQKQKQAADRDAADRLAGDLAQLVGSDWHRLHYGVAVSGGPDSMALLWLMASLLPGQVWAATVDHGLRKGSDEEARMVAGFCDREHIPHSTLRPPAPIKGSQQAAARTERYRLLEQWREANALGHIVTAHHADDQLETMVMRLNRSSGVGGLAAIRARNGLIVRPLLHWRRSELVDLALDHDLPFVDDPSNSDNRFDRARLRHALRAQTALDPVAAVKSAAWLAEADEALDWAVERLIASWPDASDVAVIRDDGYPPEMFRRIVAQRLRANTPQLVLRGAALDGVIAAMHEGRRAMVGALLIDAVRGLEGTIWRISAAPRRKAAKKA from the coding sequence ATGTCCGGACAGATGCTGCCGCCGCAAAAACAAAAGCAGGCTGCTGACCGGGACGCCGCGGACCGGCTGGCGGGCGATCTCGCTCAGCTCGTCGGGTCCGACTGGCACCGCCTCCATTATGGCGTCGCCGTGTCCGGCGGCCCCGACAGCATGGCTTTGCTCTGGCTGATGGCCTCGCTGCTGCCCGGGCAGGTCTGGGCCGCGACGGTCGATCATGGGCTACGCAAGGGGTCGGACGAAGAGGCACGCATGGTCGCGGGCTTTTGCGACCGCGAACATATCCCGCATTCGACCTTGCGTCCCCCCGCCCCGATCAAGGGGTCGCAGCAGGCGGCGGCGCGCACCGAACGTTATCGTTTGCTTGAGCAATGGCGTGAAGCCAATGCGCTGGGGCACATCGTGACCGCACACCATGCCGATGACCAGCTGGAGACGATGGTGATGCGGCTCAACCGCAGCAGCGGCGTCGGTGGACTTGCGGCGATCCGAGCGAGGAACGGTCTCATCGTGCGCCCCTTGCTTCATTGGCGACGCAGCGAACTCGTCGACCTCGCGCTCGACCATGACCTGCCCTTCGTCGACGATCCGTCGAACAGCGACAATCGCTTCGATCGCGCACGGCTGCGCCATGCGCTGCGTGCCCAGACCGCGCTCGATCCCGTCGCTGCGGTGAAATCGGCGGCGTGGCTCGCCGAGGCGGACGAGGCGCTCGATTGGGCGGTCGAGCGGCTGATCGCATCCTGGCCGGATGCCTCGGATGTCGCGGTGATCCGCGACGACGGCTATCCGCCCGAGATGTTCCGCCGCATCGTCGCGCAGCGGCTACGCGCCAATACGCCGCAGCTCGTATTGCGCGGCGCCGCGCTCGACGGCGTGATCGCGGCGATGCATGAAGGACGCCGCGCGATGGTCGGCGCGCTGCTGATCGACGCGGTTCGCGGTCTTGAGGGGACGATTTGGCGCATTTCTGCGGCGCCGCGACGGAAAGCCGCTAAAAAGGCCTGA